In one Bosea sp. RAC05 genomic region, the following are encoded:
- a CDS encoding putative signal transducing protein, translating to MHELVRTNDIVLLGAIEALLASANLDCLIADQHISALEGMIGAFPRRLLVREADRMRARALLIDAGFGGELRDG from the coding sequence ATGCATGAACTCGTCCGCACCAACGACATCGTCCTGCTCGGCGCCATCGAGGCGCTGCTGGCCTCCGCCAATCTCGACTGCCTGATCGCCGACCAGCACATCAGCGCGCTCGAAGGCATGATCGGCGCCTTCCCGCGCCGCCTGCTCGTGCGCGAGGCCGACCGGATGCGCGCCCGCGCCTTGCTGATCGACGCCGGCTTCGGCGGCGAGCTGCGCGATGGCTGA
- the upp gene encoding uracil phosphoribosyltransferase yields the protein MDRMTKQQDGVTVVDHPLVQHKLTLMREKDRSTKSFRQLLNEIGMLLCYEVTRDLPVEMVEIETPLQTSRQPVISGKKMVFAPILRAGVGFLDGMLELVPAARVAHIGLYRDPDTLQAVEYYFKAPSDIADRMVVVMDPMLATANSAVAAIDRLKERGARDLRFVCLLAAPEGIERLRGAHPEVRIWTAAIDEKLNDHGYIVPGLGDAGDRMFGTR from the coding sequence ATGGACCGAATGACCAAGCAGCAGGACGGGGTCACCGTCGTCGATCACCCGCTGGTGCAGCACAAGCTCACGCTGATGCGCGAGAAGGACCGCTCGACCAAGAGCTTCCGCCAGCTCCTCAACGAGATCGGCATGCTGCTCTGCTACGAGGTCACGCGCGACCTGCCGGTCGAGATGGTCGAGATCGAGACGCCGCTGCAGACCTCGCGCCAGCCGGTGATCTCCGGCAAGAAGATGGTCTTCGCGCCGATCCTGCGCGCTGGCGTCGGCTTCCTCGACGGCATGCTGGAACTCGTTCCCGCCGCCCGCGTCGCCCATATCGGGCTCTATCGCGACCCCGACACGCTGCAGGCGGTCGAGTACTACTTCAAGGCGCCCTCGGACATCGCCGACCGCATGGTCGTGGTGATGGACCCGATGCTCGCCACCGCCAATTCGGCCGTCGCCGCCATCGACCGCCTGAAGGAGCGCGGCGCCCGGGATCTGCGCTTCGTCTGCCTGCTCGCGGCACCCGAGGGCATCGAGCGCCTGCGCGGCGCGCACCCGGAAGTCCGCATCTGGACGGCGGCGATCGACGAGAAGCTCAACGACCACGGCTATATCGTGCCGGGCCTGGGCGATGCCGGCGACCGCATGTTCGGCACGCGCTGA
- a CDS encoding glycine--tRNA ligase subunit alpha, whose protein sequence is MDPTRSFQGLLLTLQRFWAERGCVILQPYDMEVGAGTSHPGTMLRSLGPRPWNAAYVQPSRRPKDGRYGENPNRLQHYYQFQVILKPNPPNLQELYLQSLQAIGIDVLLHDIRFVEDDWENPTLGAWGLGWECWCDGMEVSQFTYFQQVAGIECAPVSGELTYGLERLACYLQNVESIMELNFNGLEGDEKVTYRDVFLQAEQEYSRYNFEHADTAALFTRFAEAETECRALLAKGESGERHLMVQPAYDQCLKAGHAFNLLDARGVISVTERQSYILRVRELAKACGAAWLKTAGGGAN, encoded by the coding sequence ATGGACCCGACCCGCTCCTTCCAGGGGCTGCTGCTGACGCTGCAGCGCTTCTGGGCCGAGCGCGGCTGCGTCATCCTCCAGCCCTATGACATGGAGGTCGGGGCGGGCACCTCGCATCCCGGCACGATGCTGCGTTCGCTGGGGCCGAGGCCCTGGAATGCGGCCTATGTCCAGCCCTCGCGCCGGCCCAAGGACGGGCGCTATGGCGAGAACCCCAACCGGCTGCAGCATTACTACCAGTTCCAGGTCATCCTGAAGCCGAACCCGCCGAACCTTCAGGAGCTCTATCTCCAGTCGCTCCAGGCCATCGGCATCGACGTGCTCCTGCACGACATCCGCTTCGTCGAGGACGACTGGGAAAACCCGACGCTGGGCGCCTGGGGCCTCGGCTGGGAGTGCTGGTGCGACGGCATGGAGGTCAGCCAGTTCACCTATTTCCAGCAGGTCGCCGGCATCGAATGCGCGCCGGTCTCCGGCGAACTGACCTACGGGCTGGAGCGCCTCGCCTGCTATCTGCAGAATGTCGAGAGCATCATGGAGCTCAACTTCAACGGGCTGGAAGGCGACGAGAAGGTCACCTACCGCGACGTCTTCCTCCAGGCCGAGCAGGAGTATTCGCGCTACAATTTCGAGCATGCCGACACCGCGGCGCTGTTCACCCGCTTCGCCGAGGCCGAGACCGAATGCCGGGCTCTGCTCGCCAAGGGCGAGAGCGGCGAACGCCACCTGATGGTCCAGCCGGCCTATGACCAGTGCCTCAAGGCCGGCCACGCCTTCAACCTGCTCGACGCCCGCGGCGTGATCTCTGTCACCGAGCGCCAGAGCTACATCCTGCGCGTACGCGAACTCGCCAAGGCCTGCGGCGCCGCCTGGCTGAAGACGGCCGGCGGGGGAGCCAACTGA
- a CDS encoding tRNA1(Val) (adenine(37)-N6)-methyltransferase gives MAEALPGLGEIGEDRLLDGRLVLRQPRKGHRAGSDAVLLAASLPDLGEGPLLDIGAGVGTIGLAAALAQPALRVMLLERDPELAGLAQANAALNGLAERVTVVTGDIAGPAAALGLDPNSFAGVAMNPPYYPPRANRASPVPNRRAAHVEEAGLEPWLRAARRLLKPRGRLLMVHRAEALPELLAALSTGFGAVMIRPVHAQADQPAIRILVAATLGSKKPAALLPALVLHRPEGGFTPQAEALHRGRARLPMEADSPPPERPAQ, from the coding sequence ATGGCTGAGGCGCTGCCCGGCCTCGGCGAGATCGGCGAGGACCGGCTGCTCGACGGGCGCCTGGTCCTGCGCCAGCCGCGCAAGGGCCACCGCGCCGGCAGCGATGCCGTGCTGCTTGCCGCCTCGCTGCCGGATCTGGGGGAGGGGCCGCTGCTCGACATCGGCGCCGGCGTCGGCACCATCGGGCTCGCGGCCGCGCTGGCCCAGCCGGCGCTGCGGGTGATGCTGCTGGAGCGTGACCCCGAGCTCGCCGGGCTGGCGCAAGCCAATGCCGCGCTGAACGGCCTGGCCGAGCGCGTCACGGTGGTGACGGGGGACATCGCCGGCCCCGCCGCGGCGCTCGGCCTGGACCCCAACAGCTTCGCGGGTGTCGCGATGAACCCGCCCTATTACCCACCCCGCGCCAACCGGGCCTCGCCTGTTCCCAACCGCCGGGCGGCCCATGTCGAGGAGGCCGGGCTGGAGCCCTGGCTGCGGGCGGCGCGGCGGCTGCTGAAGCCGCGCGGGCGGCTGCTGATGGTCCACCGCGCCGAGGCGCTGCCGGAACTGCTGGCGGCGCTGTCGACAGGCTTCGGCGCGGTCATGATCCGGCCCGTCCATGCCCAGGCCGACCAGCCGGCGATCCGCATCCTCGTAGCGGCGACGCTCGGCAGCAAAAAGCCGGCAGCACTGCTGCCGGCTCTGGTTCTGCATCGGCCCGAAGGCGGTTTCACGCCGCAGGCCGAAGCCCTGCACCGGGGGCGGGCCCGGCTGCCGATGGAAGCCGACAGTCCGCCGCCGGAGCGGCCGGCTCAGTAG
- a CDS encoding Thivi_2564 family membrane protein: protein MSILISLLITVLVIGLVLYLVRMLPLDSQIKNVVQIIVIVIGIISLLRYLAVF from the coding sequence ATGTCGATTCTGATTTCCCTGCTGATCACCGTTCTGGTCATCGGCCTCGTGCTCTATCTCGTGCGGATGCTGCCGCTCGACAGCCAGATCAAGAACGTCGTCCAGATCATCGTCATCGTGATCGGCATCATCTCGCTGCTGCGCTATCTCGCCGTGTTCTGA
- a CDS encoding GFA family protein — protein MIKTAQGKPKRYLGGCLCGATRFEAVGVPEKPHTCSCRMCQRQTGSLTAAWVEFPRDAVSWTGPAGMPATWRSSDVSSRAFCSTCGSSLGAIDDKPVIALLLGTFDSPNRRELMPAYHAYRGPRPTWWHIDIDAPAAKP, from the coding sequence ATGATCAAAACCGCGCAGGGCAAGCCGAAACGATACCTGGGCGGATGCCTCTGCGGTGCAACACGGTTCGAAGCCGTGGGCGTGCCCGAAAAGCCCCACACCTGTTCATGCCGAATGTGCCAGCGGCAGACCGGGAGTCTCACCGCTGCGTGGGTCGAGTTTCCGAGGGACGCCGTGAGCTGGACCGGGCCGGCCGGCATGCCAGCAACATGGCGCTCATCTGACGTTTCCAGCCGTGCGTTCTGCTCCACCTGCGGGAGCAGCCTCGGGGCGATCGACGATAAGCCTGTGATCGCTCTGCTCCTGGGCACCTTCGACAGCCCCAACAGGCGCGAGCTGATGCCGGCCTATCACGCCTATCGTGGTCCCCGCCCGACATGGTGGCACATTGACATCGATGCGCCGGCCGCCAAGCCCTGA
- a CDS encoding URC4/urg3 family protein, with translation MPDRDPEALRLLLKPAAIRARAQEMLRLGLAGDLLHFTVHPERLEACADYVLETIRAHYPTLEIPFHARWRHFTVAGMDRWAVLDRAAHFADAGERGRAAYDLAVVSVLLDAGAGPDWSYRDAVSGKRIGRSEGLALASLDMFAAGLFSADPAQPLRADAAALKRLDPAALTAGFQSTPGNALLAVEGRAALLNRLGEELERRGLSRPGDLFDRFLASAETGSLRASHMLGEVLATFGGIWPSRLTLAGIALGDTWRHPLIAQGTTTAGLVPFHKLSQWLTYSLIEPLQWAGIAVVDIDELTGLPEYRNGGLLLDGGVIALKDAGEAGRAHEAGSTLVVEWRALTVALLDEIGALIRQRLGRSPAELPLAKVLEGGTWAAGRRIAAERRPGGGPPLTIISDGTVF, from the coding sequence ATGCCCGATCGTGACCCGGAGGCGCTGCGCCTCCTTTTGAAGCCCGCCGCCATCCGGGCCCGCGCGCAGGAGATGCTGCGCCTCGGGCTGGCCGGCGACCTCTTGCATTTCACCGTCCATCCGGAGCGGCTCGAGGCCTGCGCCGATTACGTTCTGGAGACGATCCGGGCCCATTACCCGACGCTCGAGATCCCCTTCCACGCCCGCTGGCGCCATTTCACCGTCGCCGGCATGGACCGCTGGGCCGTGCTCGACCGGGCGGCGCATTTCGCCGATGCGGGCGAGCGCGGCCGTGCGGCCTACGACCTCGCCGTCGTCAGCGTGCTGCTCGATGCCGGCGCCGGGCCGGACTGGTCCTATCGCGACGCGGTCAGCGGCAAGCGGATCGGCCGCTCGGAGGGGCTGGCGCTCGCCTCGCTCGACATGTTCGCCGCCGGCCTGTTCTCCGCCGATCCGGCACAGCCCCTGCGGGCGGATGCGGCGGCGCTGAAGCGGCTCGATCCGGCGGCGCTGACGGCGGGCTTCCAGTCCACGCCGGGCAACGCCCTTCTGGCGGTCGAGGGCCGCGCCGCCCTGCTCAACCGGCTCGGCGAGGAGCTCGAGCGCCGCGGCCTGTCGCGGCCAGGCGACCTGTTCGACCGCTTCCTCGCCTCGGCCGAGACCGGGAGCCTGCGCGCGAGCCACATGCTCGGCGAGGTCCTGGCCACCTTCGGCGGCATCTGGCCCTCGCGCCTGACGCTGGCGGGCATCGCGCTGGGCGACACCTGGCGCCACCCGCTGATCGCGCAGGGCACCACCACGGCCGGGCTCGTGCCCTTCCACAAGCTCTCGCAATGGCTGACCTATTCGCTGATCGAGCCGCTGCAATGGGCCGGCATCGCCGTCGTCGACATCGACGAACTGACCGGCCTGCCGGAATACCGCAATGGCGGCCTCCTGCTCGATGGGGGCGTCATCGCGCTGAAGGATGCGGGCGAGGCGGGGCGCGCCCATGAGGCGGGCTCGACGCTGGTCGTCGAATGGCGGGCGCTCACGGTGGCGCTGCTCGACGAGATCGGCGCGCTCATCCGCCAGCGGCTCGGCCGCTCGCCGGCGGAACTGCCGCTCGCCAAGGTTCTGGAAGGCGGCACCTGGGCGGCAGGCCGGCGCATCGCGGCCGAGAGGCGCCCCGGCGGCGGCCCGCCCTTGACGATCATCAGCGACGGCACGGTATTCTGA
- the glyS gene encoding glycine--tRNA ligase subunit beta has translation MPDLLLELFSEEIPARMQRKAADDLRKLVTDALVERGLVYEGAKAFATPRRLALHIAGLPVRGSAIREERKGPRVGAPDAAVQGFLKAAGLASLDQATIVSDPKKGDSYIAVIEKPGQETVAAIAEIVPAVIRSFPWPKSMRWGQASAAGASLRWVRPLHSILCTFGAETEEPEVVPFEVDGIVSGNTTHGHRFHAPGAITVRRFDDYVASLEQAKVVLDADRRKAIILADARTLAFAQGLELVEDEGLLEEVAGLVERPVVLMGSFEARFLEIPGEAIRATIRANQKCFVLRDPATGHLANRFLLTANLMASDGGAAIVAGNERVVRARLSDAAYFFATDKGNLPDLDTLKESAEKLGLDLARPLDQRMAKLDRLGVVFHAKLGTQGERVQRIAALARELAPIVGADPELAERAAKLAKADLPTEMVGEFPELQGLMGRKYAELQGEHASVCAAIEEHYKPLGPSDRVPTAPVSVAVALADKLDTLAGFWKIDEKPTGSKDPYALRRAALGVIRLILANDIRISIDDAFAGAADRYRADKVDELPPDGEKNVDLTEVFLASWVFIDGFNQFIYERLRVLMRDQGARHDLIDAVVPPPAAVTEDKFSITIGDANDLLLITRRVAALGRFLETEDGKSLLAGYKRAANILKAEEKKDGEGAFAGAADLGLIAQAGLIEEKGLAVALAQTTPKAESAVAAEDYEGAMAALADLRPAVDAFFDKVTVNDPDPALRANRLRLLNQLRAATRAVADFGRIAG, from the coding sequence ATGCCTGATCTCCTGCTCGAACTCTTTTCCGAAGAGATCCCCGCCCGCATGCAGCGCAAGGCGGCCGACGATCTCAGGAAGCTCGTCACCGATGCGCTCGTCGAGCGCGGGCTGGTCTACGAGGGCGCCAAGGCCTTCGCCACGCCGCGCCGGCTCGCGCTCCATATCGCCGGCCTGCCCGTGCGCGGCTCGGCCATCCGCGAGGAGCGGAAAGGTCCGCGCGTCGGCGCGCCGGATGCTGCCGTGCAGGGTTTCCTCAAGGCGGCGGGCCTGGCCTCGCTCGACCAGGCGACGATCGTCAGCGACCCGAAGAAGGGCGACAGCTACATCGCCGTCATCGAGAAGCCCGGCCAGGAGACCGTCGCGGCGATCGCCGAGATCGTGCCGGCCGTGATCCGCAGCTTCCCCTGGCCGAAGTCGATGCGCTGGGGCCAGGCTTCGGCTGCCGGCGCCAGCCTGCGCTGGGTGCGTCCGCTGCATTCCATCCTCTGCACCTTCGGTGCCGAGACGGAAGAGCCCGAGGTGGTGCCCTTCGAGGTCGACGGCATCGTCTCCGGCAACACCACCCATGGCCACCGCTTCCATGCGCCGGGCGCCATCACCGTGCGCCGCTTCGACGATTACGTCGCGTCGCTGGAACAGGCCAAGGTCGTGCTCGATGCCGACCGGCGCAAGGCCATCATCCTCGCCGACGCCAGGACGCTGGCCTTCGCGCAGGGCCTCGAACTGGTCGAGGACGAGGGGCTGCTGGAGGAGGTCGCAGGGCTGGTCGAAAGGCCGGTCGTGCTGATGGGTTCCTTCGAGGCGCGCTTCCTCGAAATCCCCGGCGAGGCGATCCGCGCCACGATCCGCGCCAACCAGAAGTGCTTCGTGCTGCGCGACCCGGCGACGGGCCACCTCGCCAACCGCTTCCTGCTGACCGCGAACCTGATGGCGAGCGATGGCGGCGCGGCCATCGTCGCCGGCAATGAGCGCGTCGTGCGCGCGCGGCTCTCCGACGCCGCCTATTTCTTCGCGACCGACAAGGGCAATCTGCCCGATCTCGACACGCTCAAGGAAAGCGCCGAGAAGCTCGGGCTCGACCTCGCCAGGCCGCTCGACCAGCGTATGGCCAAGCTCGACAGGCTCGGCGTCGTCTTCCACGCCAAGCTGGGTACCCAAGGCGAGCGCGTGCAGCGCATCGCGGCGCTGGCGAGGGAACTCGCCCCCATCGTCGGCGCCGATCCGGAGCTGGCCGAGCGCGCGGCCAAGCTCGCCAAGGCCGACCTCCCGACCGAGATGGTCGGCGAATTCCCCGAGCTGCAGGGCCTGATGGGCCGCAAATATGCGGAGCTTCAGGGCGAGCACGCGAGCGTCTGCGCGGCGATCGAGGAGCACTACAAGCCGCTCGGCCCCTCCGACCGCGTCCCGACCGCCCCGGTCTCGGTGGCGGTCGCGCTCGCCGACAAGCTCGATACGCTGGCTGGATTCTGGAAAATTGACGAGAAGCCGACGGGGAGCAAGGATCCCTATGCACTGCGTCGGGCAGCGCTCGGGGTGATCCGACTGATCCTTGCCAATGATATCCGGATCAGCATTGACGACGCATTTGCCGGAGCTGCGGACAGGTACCGCGCCGACAAAGTTGATGAGCTTCCTCCGGATGGCGAGAAAAATGTCGATCTTACGGAAGTGTTCTTAGCTAGTTGGGTCTTCATCGACGGGTTCAATCAGTTTATCTACGAGAGGCTGCGAGTTTTGATGCGGGACCAGGGCGCCCGGCATGATCTGATTGATGCCGTCGTGCCTCCCCCTGCTGCTGTCACAGAGGACAAGTTCAGCATTACGATCGGAGACGCCAACGACCTCCTCCTCATCACCCGTCGCGTCGCTGCGCTCGGGCGCTTCCTCGAAACCGAGGACGGCAAGAGCCTGCTCGCCGGCTACAAGCGCGCCGCCAACATCCTGAAGGCCGAGGAGAAGAAGGACGGCGAGGGCGCCTTTGCCGGCGCCGCCGATCTCGGCCTGATCGCGCAGGCCGGGCTGATCGAGGAGAAGGGGCTGGCGGTCGCGCTCGCGCAGACGACGCCGAAGGCAGAAAGCGCCGTCGCGGCGGAAGACTATGAGGGCGCGATGGCGGCGCTGGCCGATCTGCGCCCGGCGGTCGATGCCTTCTTCGACAAGGTCACCGTCAACGACCCCGACCCGGCGCTGCGGGCCAACCGCCTGCGCCTGCTCAACCAGCTCCGCGCGGCGACCCGCGCCGTTGCGGATTTCGGGCGGATTGCGGGGTAG
- a CDS encoding GTP cyclohydrolase II produces MSSPNRTTHTRLTSYPEPGSAATRFPIRWGAETPAERGPVIASTTTPADRNVIGAHGGSYSVYRALAISARAMNPSQRPDLHNTHPTAEIPAQPQWFEPGKIVSMDPFGHRVAQDFGGLIGEGIDIRPTIAITKARLNLPEILAAMGAHRLAPDEHILHASGDISVTKIAIDPVWHLPGIAERFGTSEAELRRTLFEQTGGMYPELVTRPDLRVFLPPIGSITAYVVGEVSAITDPKRRVSCRVHDECNGSDVFGSDICTCRPYLVHGIEEAVKEAQGGGVGLIVYNRKEGRALGEVTKFLVYNARKRQEGGDSAATYFERTECVAGVQDARFQQLMPDVLHWLGVTRIDRLMSMSNMKYDAMVESGIEIGERVAIPPELIPPDASVEIEAKKAAGYYSPDGAPGDNVLKATVGRDLDKF; encoded by the coding sequence ATGAGCTCCCCCAACCGCACCACCCACACCCGCCTGACCTCCTATCCCGAGCCCGGCAGCGCCGCGACGCGCTTTCCCATCCGCTGGGGCGCGGAAACGCCGGCCGAGCGCGGCCCGGTGATCGCGTCGACCACGACGCCGGCCGACCGCAACGTCATCGGCGCCCATGGCGGCTCCTATTCGGTCTACCGGGCGCTGGCGATCTCGGCGCGCGCCATGAACCCCTCGCAGCGGCCCGATTTGCACAACACCCACCCGACCGCCGAGATCCCCGCGCAGCCGCAATGGTTCGAGCCCGGGAAAATCGTCTCGATGGACCCGTTCGGCCACCGCGTCGCGCAGGATTTCGGCGGGCTGATCGGCGAGGGCATCGACATCCGCCCGACCATCGCCATCACCAAGGCCCGCCTCAACCTGCCGGAGATCCTGGCGGCGATGGGCGCGCATCGGCTGGCGCCCGACGAGCACATCCTGCACGCTTCCGGCGACATCAGCGTCACCAAGATCGCGATCGACCCGGTCTGGCATCTGCCGGGCATCGCCGAGCGCTTCGGCACGAGCGAGGCCGAGCTGCGCCGCACGCTCTTCGAGCAGACCGGCGGCATGTATCCCGAGCTGGTGACGCGGCCGGACCTGCGCGTCTTCCTGCCGCCGATCGGCTCGATCACGGCCTATGTCGTCGGCGAGGTCTCGGCCATCACCGATCCGAAGCGCCGCGTCTCCTGCCGCGTCCATGACGAGTGCAACGGCTCCGACGTCTTCGGCTCCGACATCTGCACCTGCCGGCCGTATCTCGTGCACGGCATCGAGGAGGCGGTGAAGGAGGCGCAGGGCGGCGGCGTCGGGCTGATCGTCTACAACCGCAAGGAGGGCCGCGCGCTCGGCGAGGTCACCAAGTTCCTCGTCTACAACGCCCGCAAGCGCCAGGAGGGCGGCGACAGCGCCGCGACCTATTTCGAGCGCACCGAATGCGTCGCCGGCGTGCAGGACGCCCGCTTTCAGCAGCTCATGCCCGACGTGCTGCACTGGCTCGGCGTCACCCGCATCGACCGGCTGATGTCGATGTCGAACATGAAATACGACGCCATGGTCGAGAGCGGCATCGAGATCGGCGAGCGCGTCGCCATTCCCCCCGAGCTGATCCCGCCCGATGCCTCGGTCGAGATCGAGGCCAAGAAGGCCGCGGGCTACTACTCCCCCGACGGCGCGCCGGGCGACAACGTCCTCAAGGCGACCGTCGGCCGCGACCTCGACAAGTTCTGA
- a CDS encoding DUF1236 domain-containing protein, with protein MIKKLALVAALSVLPATVFAQSTGPAVRDPAGGATRDPALSTTMPGAIDNRQMTRDPAGGTMIDDSPRFRTYVLEQRVPSYRYERTVTVGVILPEQGVVYREVPAEYGAQGYRYTVVNERPVLVEPRTRRIVQIIN; from the coding sequence ATGATCAAGAAGCTCGCCCTCGTCGCCGCGCTCTCCGTGCTGCCCGCGACCGTCTTCGCCCAGAGCACCGGCCCCGCCGTGCGCGACCCGGCCGGCGGCGCGACCCGCGATCCGGCGCTCAGCACGACCATGCCCGGCGCGATCGACAACCGCCAGATGACCCGCGACCCCGCCGGCGGCACGATGATCGACGACTCGCCACGCTTCCGCACCTATGTGCTGGAGCAGCGCGTCCCCTCCTATCGCTACGAGCGGACCGTCACGGTCGGCGTGATCCTGCCGGAGCAGGGCGTGGTCTACCGCGAGGTTCCGGCCGAATACGGCGCGCAGGGCTATCGCTACACGGTCGTCAACGAGCGTCCCGTGCTGGTCGAGCCACGGACCCGCCGCATCGTCCAGATCATCAACTGA
- a CDS encoding DUF1236 domain-containing protein, which translates to MFKTLALVTAIVTLPATAFAQTQPSGGATGGALSGATSGAIGGAIVGGPIGAAVGGVGGAVVGAIIGDAATPKFRTYVVEQDVPSYTYREQVAVGAVLPEDGVVYREVPAEYGVQGYRYTVVNGRTVLVEPRTRRIVQIIN; encoded by the coding sequence ATGTTCAAGACACTCGCTCTCGTGACCGCCATCGTCACGCTGCCCGCCACGGCCTTCGCCCAGACCCAGCCCTCGGGCGGTGCCACGGGCGGTGCCCTCAGCGGCGCAACCTCGGGCGCCATCGGCGGCGCGATCGTCGGCGGCCCGATCGGCGCCGCCGTGGGTGGCGTCGGCGGCGCGGTCGTCGGTGCGATCATCGGCGACGCGGCCACGCCGAAATTCCGCACCTATGTCGTGGAGCAGGACGTACCGTCCTATACCTATCGCGAGCAGGTCGCCGTCGGCGCCGTGCTGCCGGAGGATGGCGTGGTCTATCGCGAGGTCCCGGCCGAGTACGGCGTGCAGGGCTATCGCTACACGGTCGTCAACGGCCGCACCGTCCTGGTCGAGCCGCGCACGCGCCGCATCGTCCAGATCATCAACTGA
- a CDS encoding polyprenyl synthetase family protein, with translation MGVVVAFEDKEAGQGAREAGIERLVGLVRADMERVNAMILSRTGSDVTMIPEVANHLISSGGKRLRPMLTLATAALSGYRGEGHVKLAASVEFMHTATLLHDDVVDQSDMRRGKLAARMLWGNEASVLVGDFLLGQAFKMMVEVGSLRALDILSTAAAVIAEGEVLQLSVAKNTQTTEDEYLAVIRGKTAELFAAACEVGPVIANGSKTDAAACRSYGLNLGIAFQLIDDALDYGGIAITLGKNTGDDFREGKITLPVVLSFRRGSEAERAFWTRTLQEGEIRDGDLEEAQAIMKRHRALDDTIQRAEHYAKMAKDALALFPASPMKQALNETVDFCVARAH, from the coding sequence ATGGGCGTCGTCGTTGCGTTCGAGGACAAGGAAGCGGGCCAGGGTGCGCGCGAAGCCGGCATCGAGCGGCTGGTCGGGCTGGTGCGCGCCGACATGGAACGCGTCAATGCGATGATCCTGTCGCGCACCGGCTCCGACGTGACGATGATCCCCGAGGTCGCCAACCACCTGATCTCGTCGGGCGGCAAGCGCCTGCGGCCGATGCTGACGCTGGCGACGGCGGCGCTGAGCGGCTATCGCGGCGAGGGTCATGTCAAGCTCGCGGCCTCCGTCGAGTTCATGCACACGGCGACGCTGCTGCACGACGATGTCGTCGACCAGAGCGACATGCGCCGCGGCAAGCTCGCCGCCCGCATGCTCTGGGGCAACGAGGCGAGCGTGCTGGTCGGCGATTTCCTGCTCGGCCAGGCCTTCAAGATGATGGTCGAGGTCGGCTCGCTGCGGGCGCTCGACATTCTCTCCACCGCCGCGGCCGTGATCGCCGAGGGCGAGGTGCTGCAGCTGTCGGTGGCCAAGAACACGCAGACCACCGAGGACGAATATCTCGCGGTGATCCGCGGCAAGACGGCCGAGCTCTTCGCGGCGGCCTGCGAGGTCGGCCCGGTGATCGCCAACGGCTCGAAGACCGACGCCGCCGCCTGCCGCAGCTACGGCCTCAACCTCGGCATCGCGTTCCAGCTCATCGACGACGCGCTCGATTATGGCGGCATCGCCATCACGCTCGGCAAGAACACCGGCGACGATTTCCGCGAGGGCAAGATCACCCTGCCCGTGGTGCTCTCCTTCCGCCGCGGCAGCGAGGCCGAGCGCGCCTTCTGGACGCGCACCCTGCAGGAGGGCGAGATCCGCGACGGCGATCTCGAGGAGGCGCAGGCGATCATGAAGCGCCACCGCGCGCTCGACGACACGATCCAGCGCGCCGAGCACTATGCCAAGATGGCGAAGGACGCGCTCGCCCTCTTCCCGGCCTCGCCGATGAAGCAGGCGCTGAACGAAACCGTCGATTTCTGCGTCGCACGCGCGCATTGA